Genomic DNA from Parambassis ranga chromosome 5, fParRan2.1, whole genome shotgun sequence:
CCTGCTCTGATGTTGCTGTCTGCCCCTCTGTGTTCCTCACCCAATCTTGAGGGTCCATATTTGCAGCCATGACAAACTGTCTCCCCTTCATTCTCTGCCTCCGGATTTGCTCCCTCTCACCAGCCATTAACCGTCCATAAAGGTTGGGGTCCCTGAGCACCTGGAGGTAGTTGTCGGACATGACCCCCAGGGCTGCTTGCTGCACAGCCGTCTGGCTGTGTTTCTTGGCCAGACAGAGAGTCTCCAAGCAGTTGCCCAGATCAAGCTTACTCTTTAAGTTTTCCAAATCTGTGCCGTCAAAGACTTTTGCTGGAAGGTGTAAAAATGGAGCCCCTGCTACAGTCTCCAGATCCTCCTTCCTGACATGAAGGCTTTCGCTGTCTGTGGAGGGACTGCTCACAGATTCATCGCCAGCTGGGGCCAGAGAGTGAGTCATTGAAGCTCTTGATGTTAGAAATGGGATGGAGAGCTCAGtctcctctgctgcagacagatagCTCTCCTTGCGTAGGAGTGCAGGCCTCGCAGGGTGCCTTTGCTTGAGGCTTCCTAGCGAGGAGGCATCCTTAACGGTGCTTTGTGGTAAAACCAGATCACGCATAATGATGGGGCTCAAGGAGGACGGTGAGTCTGCGAGGCTGCTTCCAAACTGCGCTGGCTGTGACTCAGAGCTCCTCTCATAGTGACCCAGCACAGTGCTAGAATCCGTAATAGAGTGAGAAGAAGACTCAACATAGTAATCATATATCTTTCCACGCACAATCTGGTCTCCAGTTTCTTCCAGCACTACGTTGGCATTCTCCACTTTGATCTCTGCCTTggagaggaagctggagtagGCCCCCTGGTGTTCCAAGTCCTGCCTTAACTCCCTGCCCACACCCACACTGCCCTCCAGCTTCTGCAAAAAGCAAGGAGAGCGGCGTCCCGTCGTACTGGCCGTCCCACTCTCTGCTGGATCAGGAAGGTTCAAAGCAGATCCAAATGAAATATTACTTGTGGCAACACGTGTTAGCGTCTGATGAGAAGTGAGGATCTCTTTCATGCTGGTATCTTCGTTGCTATTTGACATACTTGATGCATCCTCAGTTCGGTGCGGATCAGCTTCTGCTGGTGTTTCCTTGGTGCTGTCAGATGTCAGGTCATCAGAGTCCGAGTGTCCGGTTCGATCGCCCTCATCTGTCGTGTCATGTTTTGGTGAGTTTTGATGTTGTAGCGTCGTCTTGCAGTTTTGGCAGgttgcattttgtgtttttttgttgagcTGGATTTTCCTCTCGTGCCTGGCGCTGTAGAACCTGTAGGCCCAGGACACCAGCAGCACCGCGGCCACAGAGACGCTaagtttcagcagcagctgcatgtcGAACTGAACTCCCAGAAGCTCAGCAATAGGCATGGCTGCAGCAGTGATGGTGGcaactggctggctgactgatcCTATTGAATGTTATTGTCGCTACGCCTCAGCTGACCGTGGCTGATTCCTTTCATTgtaacagagctgctgtgaccTGATGACTGCGTCTCTTTGCCCAAAGGATCAAGTGTAAAGTGATAGCTCTCCAGGTGCTATTTGCATCCCTGGCTCCGCAGAGGCGGGGCACCCTCCATGCACCACCTGTAGTTATTCAGATGCAGTCAGCAACCATACACAGAGTAGATCAATATTTGGTTATGCAATTTACTGACTCAGCC
This window encodes:
- the klhdc7a gene encoding kelch domain-containing protein 7A, whose amino-acid sequence is MPIAELLGVQFDMQLLLKLSVSVAAVLLVSWAYRFYSARHERKIQLNKKTQNATCQNCKTTLQHQNSPKHDTTDEGDRTGHSDSDDLTSDSTKETPAEADPHRTEDASSMSNSNEDTSMKEILTSHQTLTRVATSNISFGSALNLPDPAESGTASTTGRRSPCFLQKLEGSVGVGRELRQDLEHQGAYSSFLSKAEIKVENANVVLEETGDQIVRGKIYDYYVESSSHSITDSSTVLGHYERSSESQPAQFGSSLADSPSSLSPIIMRDLVLPQSTVKDASSLGSLKQRHPARPALLRKESYLSAAEETELSIPFLTSRASMTHSLAPAGDESVSSPSTDSESLHVRKEDLETVAGAPFLHLPAKVFDGTDLENLKSKLDLGNCLETLCLAKKHSQTAVQQAALGVMSDNYLQVLRDPNLYGRLMAGEREQIRRQRMKGRQFVMAANMDPQDWVRNTEGQTATSEQGRTSSAVYYYDDYKDAWHTLCLIPQEVISKACAICTMDNYLFVAVGCQGTDREMTPSKRVFCYNPLTSIWKEISPMNEARPRCKLAALEGYIYAIGGECLSSVERYDPRSDRWTFVAPLPNDTFAVAHHVTVCNGELFVSGGTLRYMLRYSPKTNTWRPSLLVGCKDRTADLVSVGRFLYRFDVNPLLGISVYRYHTVARLWYECSSRRLLRCPAFQCAAMDGTIYCVSHQFTMRFHADEISPTFMDEDLDVLPAAKGTLLPFVLSLPDKTPRQTSV